From the Prosthecobacter sp. SYSU 5D2 genome, the window CCAGCCCCAATACACTGTCACGGTTTCCGCGCCGGCCACCATTGCCGCCGGGGCCAGTGCCACGGTGGAAATCACGCTCAGCCCCCTGGCTGCCGTGCCTGTGATCGCCCAGCTGGAGATCAGTAGCAATGACAGCGATGAAAATCCCTTCAATCTGACGCTGAACGGCAGCGGCATTTCCGCACCGGAAATCGCCGTGGAGGTGGGTGCCGCCGCGCTCGCGGACGGCGGGCCAGCGGTGGCGTTTGGCAGCGTTTCCGCCGGTCTGTCCGCCACCCGGACCTTTACCATCCGAAATGCCGGCAATGAAGCCCTGACCGGGCTGGTCCTCAGCCTCGACGGCGCAGGATTCAGCAACACCGGTCTGGGCCAGACCAGCCTGGCCGCCGGCCAGAGCCTGACCTTTGATGTGACCTTCAGCCCGTCCGCCGAGGGGGATTTCTCCGCCACGCTCCAGATCGCCAGCAACGACGCGGATGAGAATCCCTTCGACATCGCGCTCACCGGTACCGCCACGGCCCAGGTGGGCGGCAAGCCCGTGTTTGGTCCCATCACCCTCGGACCTAGCAGCGTGGCCCAGCCGGTAAACCAGACCATCGCCGCCACCCAGTCCCCCACGCGTTACAGTGCCAAAGGGCTCCCCAAAGGCGTCAAGATCAACCCCCTCACGGGTGAGCTTACGGGCGCACCCACTGCCCCGCGTCTGGTCAAAGGCCAGGTGCAGCCCTATGAAGTGGTGTTCACGGCCAAAAACAAAGAAGGCAGTACCAGCACGGATCCCATCCAGTGGTTGGTCACCCCTCTGGCCGACGGCATCGTCGGCACCTTCAACGGCCTTGTGTCCCGGCAGGCCGCCGTCAACGGGGCGGCGGGGTCGGACACCGGCTTTGGTGGCAGCATCAAGGTGGTGGTTTCTACGAAGGGCAGCTTCAGTGGCAGCCTGAAAAACGGTGCTGACACCCATGGTTTCAAGGGCTTTCTGGAGGTGCCAGAAGGCGGCGGCAATCCTGAAGCCACCGTGACCATCAACCGCAAAAAAGGCCTGAATCCTCTGGACCTGACCTTCACCGTCTATCCCCTGGATGCCACCGGCGGCAATGCCGGAAGGCTGGCCGGACAGGTCTCCCTTGACGGCCAGAACGCTGCGATAGACGCGTGGTTGGCCCAGGAAACCGGCCTGGCCACCGGCTCCTACAATCTGGCTTTTGACGACATCACCGGCAATGCGACCGTGCGGCCCGAAGGCAGCGGTTATGCCATCCTGAAGGTCAAGCCCAGGGCGGCGGTGAGCTGGACCGGGCTGCTGGCTGACGGCACCAAGATCACCGGCAGCAGCACCCTCGGTGCCAATGGCAGCGCCGGTCTTTACCAGGTACTTTATAAAAAGACTGGCAGCCTGCTCATGGAGGTCGTCGTGGATCCTGGCACTGAGGTGGACGGTGACATGACCTGGCTGAAGCTGCCGCAGACGGGCAAAACCCCCGGCTACGCTGACGGATTTTTTGCCAGATGCAGCGTTTTCGGTGGTCTCTACACACCACCGGCCAAGAATGCACGGGTGCTTGACCTGCCTGAAAACATCATCCTGGAACTGTGGGGAGGCGGGGATGTGAATCTGGTCTATCCTGCTACCCTGAGCGCCAAAAACGCAGTGACGGTGACTGATGCAGGGGAGAAGACCAAACTGAAGATCAATGCCAAAACCGGGATCATCACCGGCGGTTTTGAGCAGCCTGGGACGAAAGTCAGGAAAGCCAAGGCCTATGGCCTGATGGTGCCTGGCCTGGGCGGGGCAGGTTTCTTCCTGTTGCCGGAGGACAGCGCCAGCCGTCCGGAAATCCTGTCGGGAGCCCTCTTCCTGGGCGAGGAGACGCCCTGAACCGGAAACCGGTTCGCCCCCCTCTTCATCCTAATTCCCAAAAGCCGGAGCATATGCTCCGGCTTTTTTGCACCGTCTTGCGCTGAACTGTGAACCGAGATTCATGGCCTGCCGCTTCTACCGTGAAGAAAGCCCTGAGCATGGCGGGTCCGGGCTTGCTGAGAGGCGCAGGCGGCGCAAGATAGAGCCATTCTTTTCGATTTGTTTTACTGCCCGGCAGCTTAATTTTTTCAGAACAACCCGACCCCAACCCCCTATGAACCTCACACGCACAGCTTACGGCACCTGGAGTGGCGGCAAATTCATGCACTTCGGCGAAATGCTGGATGACGCCCGGTATATCCAGATGATCCGGGATTCCTTCGACAAAGGCGTCCGCACTTTCGTCACCGCAGATGTTTATGGCGTGGGCCGTGCGGATTCCATGCTCGGAGAGGCGCTGCAGGGGCTGCCGCGTGATGAATACTGCCTGGTGGGCATCGTGGGTCATGACTTTTACTCCGGCCAGCGGGCTGGGTCCAAGGGCTATCCGCGCTTCACTGAAGCCAGCCTGCACCAGCCGGAGCAGTACGCAGGCTACCTGCAAATGGCCACGGAGGAATCCCTGAAGCGCTGCCAGGCCAGCAAGTTTGACTGCCTGCTGCTGCATAATCCGGATACGGTGGGCTATACGAGCGAAGCAGTGTGGGACGGGCTGGCCGCCTTGAAGGACAAGGGGCTGACAGACCGACTGGGCATCGCTCCGGGACCGGCGAACGGTTTTACGCTGGACATGATCGAGTGCTTTGAGCGTTTTGGTGACCGGATGGAGTGGGCGATGATCATTTTGAACCCGCTGGAGCCCTGGCCCGGCCAGCATGTGCTGCCTGCCGCCAAGAAGCACGGGGTGGATATCCTGACACGGGTGGTGGACTACGGCGGCATCTTCCATGACGATGTGAAACCGGGGCACAAGTTCCGCGATGGCGACCACCGCAGCTACCGTCCGGCGGGCTGGGTGGACCATGCCAGCGAGAAGCTGGAGAAGATCCGCCACATTGCCGACAAGCACGGACTGACCATGCTGCAACTGGCCTGCCTGTGGGATCTGGCCCAGGAGCCGGTGAAGAGCGTGGTGCCAACGCTGATCCAGGAAGCTGGCGAGGGTGCCCGCAGCATCGAAAGCAAACTGGAAGAGCTGGCGGCGCTGCCTGCTGAAAACGTGCTGAGCGCGGAGGAGGTCGAGGAGATCCGCGAGATCGGCGACAACACCGGCTGTATGATGCTGAAAGGCGCGAGCCAGCGACACGAAGGCCAGGAAGCCCGGCCCGATGAGTGGCCGATGCGGCCGGAGCTGCTTTCCTTGGCCGGACGCTGGAATCTGGGCACGGCGTGGTAAGGTGAGGTCACGCTCTGGCGAGCGCGGCTACAATCAGCTGCCTGCGCAAGCAGGTGGCTGAAGAGCCATGTGATCCCGGCAACCACGCTCTGGTGAGCGCGGCTACGGGCACGAAAAAGGCGGAATCCTCACGGATTCCGCCTTCAAAATGTTCGACTGGCTAGGCCAGGGAAGGATTACCAGCGCTCGCCGCCTTCACCCTTGCCGCCGCGATCGCGGTCCCAGCTCTTGCCGCCACGGCCACCGCCGCCGCCGCCACCACCACCGTAGCCGCCACGGCCACCGCCGCCGCCGCCACCACCACCGTAGCCGCCGCGACCACCGCCGCCGCCGCCGCCACCACCGTAGCCGCCACGGCCACCGCCGCCGCCGCCACCACCGAAGGCAGGACGCTCTTCTTTCGGACGGGCTTCATTGATCGTCAGGGAGCGACCACCGAAGTCTTTGCCATTCAGGCCTTCAATGGCTGCTGTCATGGCTTCCGGTGTGTCCATGCTGACGAAGGCGAACCCACGTGGGCGACCGCTCTCGCGATCCATCGGCAGGAAGACATCGGTAACGCCGCCGAATTGGGAGAAGAGATCGCGCAGATCAACATCGGTGGCACTGAAGGGGAGATTCCCCACATACATTTTCGTATTCATTTCGGTAATAGCTGAGTGGTCACTGAATTATGATCAGCCAGAACCCTCACCGACGAAACATTCACCTGATGAACTTCTGGACCTAACCCTCAAACAGGTGGACGCATCGGAGGTGTTGCAGAGGAAGAGTTTGAATGCAAGCATTATTCTTGTAGCAGGGAATGCTTGTTTCAGCAGGCTGTGCTATCCTGGGATCCCTGTGCGCCACGCCGTCAATACTGACTTTACCCTCCTGGATGAGACCGATGATTTCATCGTGGTGGACAAGCCTGCGCCGCTGCAAGTCCACCCCAGCACGCCAAACGGCACGTGGACCCTATGGCACGGTCTGAATGAACTGCTGGCCTATGAGATGACCAATGGCGGCCAGATCTCCATCATCAACCGGCTGGACCGGGAGACGAGTGGCACGGTGCTGGTGGCGAAGAACCAGCCGGCGGCGCGGCGCTTCGGCATCGCCATGCAGGAGCGGCAGTTTCATAAATCCTACATGGCCATCGTCCATGGCTGGCCGGAGTGGGGGGAGCTGGACCTCAATGCGCCGGTCTTGCGCAAGGGTGACGTGGCCGAATCGCCCATTTGGGTGAAGCAGATGGTGCATCCTGACGGGGCCGCCTGCCAGACGCGCTTCCGGCTTTTACAAAAGACGGTCCATCCGGTGGCCGGGCCGTTGGCGCTGGTGGAGGCCGCGCCGGTGACCGGACGCATGCACCAGATCCGCGTGCATCTGGCGCACCTGGGCCATCCTATCCTGGGGGATAAGATTTATGGGAAAGATGAGCGCTGTTATCTGGATTTCATCGAGACCGGCTGGACGCCTGATCTGGAGAACCGGCTGCATTTTTCCCGGCAGGCGCTGCATTCCCACCGGCTGGAGGTGAGAGCGGCGGATTTTTCCCTGGCCTGGGAGGCTCCAATCCCGGCGGAGATGGCGGCCTGGGTGGGCGGATGAAGGGAGGATTTCCTTTGTTTAAATGGCTCCTTCGCAGACGTTGATGTTCCAGTGAAATTTGTCATTGCCTGTATCTTTTTTTCCAGCGCTGCCATGGCTGCGCCGGTGTCGTTTTCCAAACAGATCGTGCCCATTTTGGCGGATCAATGTCTGGAATGTCATCGGGCGGAAAAGGCCAAGGGCTCTTACCGGCTGGACACTTTTGAGCAGTTGCTGAAAACGGGCGACAGCGATGCGGCTCCCATCGTGCCGGGCAAGGCGGAGGAGAGCGAGCTGTATGAGCTGCTGGTGGCCGACGATGATGCGGACCGCATGCCGAAGAAGGCGGACGCGCTGCCGGAAAAGGACATCGCGCTCATCCGCCAGTGGATCAATGAGGGGGCAAAGTTCGACGGCCAGGATGACAAAGCCGAGCTGACCTCCCTGCTGCCGCAAAAGAAAAATCAATCACCCGAAAAGTATCCGCAGCCCATTCCAGTGACGGCGATGGCGCTGAATGGCGATGGCAAGGTGCTGGTGACCAGCGGTTATCATGAAGTGCTGGCCTGGGACCCGGAGACGGGCAAGCTGCGGACGCGGCTGTCGGACATGCCGGAGCGTGTGCTGGGTCTGAGCTTTGTCAAAGGCGGCCCCTGGCTGGCCGTGGCAGGCGGCTCTCCGGGGCGCAGCGGTGAGGTTTGGCTGGTGAATTTTGCCAAACCCACGGAGCGCAAGCGCCTGGCGCAGATGCGCGACTGTGCGCTGGGCGTGGTGACTTCGCCCGATGGCAAGTATCTGGTCTCCGGCGGCGCGGATAACCGCATCCGTTGTTATACCCTGCCGGAGGGGAAGGAAATCTGGAACCTCGAAGCTCATGCGGATTGGATTCTCGCCGTGGCCATGAGCCCGGACGGCAGCCACGTCGCAACCGCCAGCCGGGATCGCACGGCGAAGGTGATGAAGACGGCCACACGTGAGATCGAGGGCACTTTTACAGCGCACAGTGTGCCCGTGCTGAGCATCGCCTTTGCCCCCGATGGCCAGACGCTGATCTCTGGCGATGCCGACGGCCAGGCCCGGCCCTGGGGGCTGGATGGCAAAGGCGTGAAAGACACCACCCTGCGCCCGGCAGGCCGCTCCGCTGTGCTGGCCGTGAGCTATCTGGATGGCAATACGCCCCTAACCGGAAGTGCCAGCGGCCAGGTGAGTGTCATTGATGCCAAGACGCGCAAGACCAGGAGCACCCTGGCCAAACATGAAGACCGCGTGAATGCGCTGCTCGTTTTCGGCGCAGGTGAAAAGCAGAAGGTCATCACCGCCAGCCATGACGGTGAGGTTCGGGTGAGCTCATCGAAGGATAACAAAGAGTTAGGCAAATTCATCGCCAGTCCGGGTTGGTGAATCACTTCACCCGCTCCCAGTCCAGCCCAAATCGCGCCAGGTACTTCTTCAGCCTGTCTGCATCGTTGGCCTTCGCTTTGCTGGCGCGTGAAACAGCAAAGAGCTTCCGTCCCGCATCCGACAGCGTTTTGCTCTCCCGGCAGATGCCGAGAACGTAATCAAGCTGCACCAGATCAAAGGGGTCCAGCTTCGACCGCTCTTCCTCACTGAGCACCGTGCACTGTGCACTGGCTTCCCCAACCCTCCAGCTCTCCATCAGCCGCGATTTCTCCTGCTCCACACATTCCACCGTGATGCGGCCCTTCGGCGCCAGCGTGGCCATGCGGGTAACGGCGGCATTCAGGTCGCGGAAGTTGGCACTCCATTTTGCCTCCGGGCTTCGCGCGAATTTCAGGAAGGCCTCGCGGGCCTCTTTGTTAAAGCGCACCTGACGGCGGTGGGATTTGGCAAAGCGTTCCAGTTCGAAGTCAAGATTTGCGCTGAGGTCCTCCCGCCGCTCTGCCAGGCTGGGCAGGGTGAAGGTCCACAAGTTAATTCGTGCCAGCAAGTCATCACGAAATTTGCCAGCCGCCACCTCGGCACGCAGGTCTCGGTTGGTCCCGGCGATGAGCTGGAAGTCGCTGGAGACCGCCTTGTCGGAGCCGAGCGGGAGAAAGGTTTTGTCCTCCAGCGCGCGCAGCAGCATGGCCTGTTCATCCAGGCCCAGCTCGCCGATCTCATCCAGAAAGATGAGCCCTTTATCTGCCTCCTTCAGCAGCCCTGGCCGGTCCGCCTGCGCACCGGTGAAAGCTCCACGCCGATGGCCAAAGAGCGCGCTCATGGCCTGGTCACCTCGTAACGTGGCGCAGTTCACTTCAACAAACCTTCCGGTTAGGCCAGCTCGTGTGCGGCGCAGGTCATAGATGCGCGAGGTCAGCAGGGACTTGCCCGCACCTGTCGGCCCCATAATGAGCATTGGAGCTTTTGAGTTCACCGCCACCAGTTCGATCTGGCTGATGAGCTTGTTAAACGCATTGCTCTTCGTGGCGATGCCGCTCTTCAGGAAGTCCAGCGTCTTCTCCTGCTCCTGGGCAAAGCGCGTGGCCAGCCGGTCATACTTGGACAGGTCCAGATCAATGATCTCATAGCGCCCGCTAGCCTTGGTGTCGCGTCCATTGACGCGGGTGGGGGAAGTTTGCAGCAGCCGCGCCGGGATGAAATTGGCCTCGTTCAGCAGGAACCAGCAGATCTGCGCCACATGCGTCCCCGTGGTCAGGTGAATGAGATAATCCTCTTTTTCTGATTTAAACGCATACTTGGTTATGAAGTCATACAGTCCCTCATACACAATCTGAAAATCCCAAGGGTCCGCAAAGCAGATTTCATTCACCACCACCGTCGTCTCTGGCGAGATCAGGCCAATGTCCGCCACCACCTGCTGCGCCAAGTCCATGAACTTCGGCTCCACCAGCAGCTCCAGCCGAGAAATCAGCAAATCTTCTTGCTGGCACATGGACACCGTCGGTCGCCACCGCGACCACCTATCCACCCCCTGCGCCCGGTCCAACGAGGTGCCTAAAAAGCCAAAAACGACGGTGGATTTCATGGCAGTTCATTCAGCCTGCGTTTGATCATCTCAGGCGCCTGTCGCAGATCCAGCAGGGCATGCAGCACGACTCCTCGCGACTCAGACACATAGAACAATCCATAGTTCCTGTTATAAACCAATACCCTTCTTAATCTGCGATGTTCCAGGCCAGGGCCAAGCAAAGGGAACCGTTGAAGCAGCCGGACAGTTTTCAGAATTTCGTCATAAAACAGGTCGCCCGCGCCATCCTCCCTCAATTCCAGACGTTCATAGATGGCCTGGACATCATTCTCAGCGGCCAGTGTCCAGACGAGATCATCCATGATGGGAGGCGGTCGTTGAAAGACGCTGCTTGAGGGCCATGAGCCCGGCGGTGACTTCCTCAGTCGTCTTGACGGCGGAAGGGTCGGCCTCATGCGCATCCAGCCTCTGATCCAGAAAGGCCTTCAACTCAGGCGTGAAGTCCACGCTTTTGGAAACCTCTTCCGCCAGCTCGCAAGAGAGCCGCATCTTCTGTTCCACCGTCAAATGGTGAAGCGCCGGAATGGTTTCGAGGATCATAAAAAGAATATCCTCCTGCCGAAAAACAATTCAATGAGCGAGTTCATGAGGGTGAAACGATGTGTTTTTATATACTTTATCCAAAAGGATAAAATAATCTACAGAAAGATAGAAAAAAAGAATTTATCTCTCCAGCCATTCGGAGAAGACATTCCGCCCTAAAACTTTCTTTCCCTTAATCCATAAGGCTTCCAGCGCCATTGGGCCCCTCCGTGCCAAAACTTGGCACGGTCCTGGCATTACTGATTGGCACAACGTAACAACCCGAAAAACATCATGGCCAGCAAAACACTCTTCCAATCCATCGCCGGAGCCCTCGCCCCCAAGGCGGATACTCGCAACGAAGCCGGTGGCCTGGCTTACCAGATGACCCCGCGTCATGCCCTGGCCCAGTACGCGGCCACCGGATGCCTGAACCACACTTATTACGCCACCGCCGAGGACCAGCTTCAGAAGATCCTGGCTCTCTGCGATAAGGTGCCAACGGACTTCATCGCCCGGACTGCGCTTCACTGCCGTGAAAAAGGCTTTATGAAGGATGTGCCAGCGCTGCTTTGCGCCGTGCTTGCCGCCCGCGATGCCGAGCGTCTGGAGCTCATCTTTAGCCGCGTGATCAACGATGCGAAGATTCTGCGCAACTTTGTCCAGATTCTGCGTTCCGGGGTGACCGGCCGTAAGTCCCTGGGATCGCTGCCGAAGCGTCTGGTGCGCAAGTGGTTTGAAAACCGTTCGGATGAAGCCGTGTTCCGTGCGGATGTGGGCCAGTCTCCTTCCGTGGCGGACATCATCAAGATGGTGCACCCGCATCCTGGGTCGCCGTCCCGTGAGGCGCTATATGGTTACCTCATTGGTCGCGCTCATCAGGCCGAGGCTCTGCCACCTCTGGTGCGCGAGTTTGAAGCCTGGAAGCTGGACCCGCAGGGTGAGCCTCCGGATGTGCCCTTCCAGATGCTCACGGCGCTGCCGCTGACCACGGAGCAATGGCTTGCCATCGCCCGCCGTGCCACCTGGCAGACCACCCGGATGAACCTGAACACCTTTGCCCGTCATGGTGTGTTCACTCATCCCGAGGTGACCCGCCTCATCGCCAGCCGTCTGCGCAGCGAGGACCAGGTGCGTCGTGCCCGTGTCTTCCCTTACCAGCTCATGGCCGCCTATTTCAATGTGGGGGCCGATGTGCCGCATGAAGTGAAGGAAGCGCTGCAGGACGCCATGGAAATCGCGGTTTCCAATGTGCCTGTCGTGAGCGGAAAAGTGGTCGTGGCACCTGACGTGTCCGGTTCCATGCACTCCCCGGTGACCGGCGTGCGCAAAGGGGCCACGAGCAAGATCCGCTGCATTGATGTGGCCGCCCTGGTGGCTGCCGCCTTCCTTCGCCAGAACCGTGATGCCGAGGTGCTTCCCTTTGAAACCAAGGTGGTTCCGGTGTCTTTGAATCCCCGTGATTCGGTGATGACGAATGCCCAAAAGCTGGCCTCGCTGCCCGCTGGCGGGACCAACTGCAGCGCCGTGCTCATTGACCTCAATGCCCGCAAGGCGAAGGCCGATCTGGTCATCTATGTCTCCGATAATGAGTCCTGGATGGACACGCCAGCTCATGGCCGGTTTGGTGGATCTCCAACACGCACGATGAGCGAATGGAATGTGTTCAAGCAGCGCAATCCGAATGCCCGTCTGGTGTGCCTGGACATCCAGCCCTATGCGACGACGCAGGCGCAGGAACGCGAGGACATCCTGAACATCGGCGGTTTCTCCGACCAGGTGTTTCAAGTCATCGCCTCCTTTGCCAGCGGCCAGCTTGGCCCTGACCACTGGGTAGGCGAGATCGAAAACACACCCCTTTGAAGACCTTGGAGGCTGGTGAATGCCTGAGATGACTACATTTTTGCGAAAAAACGTCGCTCGACCTCTTGTCACCAGCCTCCTCTTCAAACCCTTTCTAACCCATTTTGGCGAATGCCCTGAGGAACTACATTGAATCTGACGGTTGCAGGTTCAAATCCTGCCAGTCCCATTCACGGGGGATTGTAGCTCAAGCAGGTAGAGCATCAGCATTGTTTCTCGACTCCTTTGTCGCCAATCCTTTTTCAAACTCAAAATCAAATCCTGGCGAATGCCGGAGCTGACTACATCACCAAATAGTGGGCATGATAACCCACACCTGTCTTAGTAACAGGCATTCATCATGTCTCTCCACCCCTTGTCGCCACCTCTTTCCTATTCATCCCCTTAACCTGGCGAATGCCCAGAGTGACTACATCCCAAAACATGGCGGCTTGATAACCCGTACCCCTGAAGACCTCAGGGACTGTCACTCACCCCCTTGTCGCCAGCCTTCATTTTAAACCAACCTTTCTAAACGGGGCGAATGCCCGATGGAACTACACGATTAGCAAATCCTCCTGTCGTGGGTTCGAATCCCACCGGTCCCACTTTCGACGGGACCGTAGCTCAGTCTGGTAGAGCAGAGCCAACGTTTCATCAAAACCTTGTCGCCCCACCTTTTTCTCACACTCATATGACCTCCCCTTTCCACATCATCAACGAAGCCGAAGCCTTTCTCCCTGCCCGCGATAACAAGGGTAAGCCGATCACCGTGATCGGAACCGAGGCCATCCGAAATGGCTTTGACCAGACCTGCATTGAGCAGGCGCTGAATTCGCGTTCCGCGCCGGGGGTGACGGACCTGGTGCTGAACCCGGATGCCCATGCCGGATACGGCGCGCCTGTGGGGTGTGTGATGGCCTCGCCAACGCACATTTATCCAGGGCCGGTGGGGGTGGACATCAAGTGCTCCATGTCCCTGCTGCAAATGAACATCCCGTCGGATGAGATCGTGGATCGCACGGTGCGCCGTCGTCTCATTGAGGCCATCGTAGCTCGCACACCGACGGGTCCAGGCCGAGGTCAGCGCGAGGCCAAAAAGTCCCGCCGTGTGTCTGCGGCCCTGGGAGTGCAAGCCTGCACCGAAGGGGCCAGCAAAGCCGTTTGCGAAGCGCTGGGGATTCCGCCAGAGTGGGCGTTGCGCTGCGAGGACAGCCAGCACTACGGGCATGATGGGAACGTTTCCACGCTGCATGAGCGGCTGGATAAAATGCGCGCCTTCAATGCCTTCCCCAACTTTGAAAACAAGATGATGCAGCTCGGTTCTTACGGAGGTGGAAACCACTTCGGTGAGTGCGAGGTGGTGCAGCTTGATTCCGACCCGACGATGCGTGCCACGGCGGAAGTCTTTGGCCTGCAGGATGACCGCGTGGCCTTCCTGAGCCACTGCGGATCGCGCGGGTTTGGGAACATCCTGGCGCAACGCCAGTTCAAGGCGCTGGAAGGTTTCTTCCGCACCTGGGGACTGGATTTCCCTGCCGGTGACAAGCAGCTCGTTTATGCGCCGCTCGGTACACCGGAGGCGGACGCCTATCTGGATGACATGGCCCTGGGGGCCAACTTCGCGACCGTAAACCACATGCTCATCAATGCCCTGGTGCTGGAGGCTTTCCAAGAAGTCCTGCCAGGGACAACCGGGCAATTGGTGTACTTCATCAGCCACAACATCGCGCGTCAGGAGGTGGTGGATAACCAGCTCTCCTGGGTGCACCGCAAAGGGGCCACCCGTGCCTTCCCTGGGGGCCATCATGCACTGAAGGACACACCGTTTGCCGCCACCGGTCACCCGATCCTGCTGCCCGGAAATCCGCGCGATGGCTCCGTCGTGATGGTGGCCAAACCGGAGGCCGTGAAAAGCTGCTACAGCGTGAACCACGGTGCCGGCCGCTGCATGGGCCGCAAAGCTGCCGCCCGCGCGCTGGACCAAAAAACCGTGGACGCCGACTTCGAGTCTAACGACATCCTCTTCAACTCCCGCCAGTATCCGATTGATGAAGCCCCGAACGCCTACAAGGATTTCAAAGAAGTCCTCCGCAGCGTCGAGTCCGCCGGTCTCGCCCAGCAAGTGTGCAAGCTGAAGGCCCGCTTCGTGATCAAGGATGCAGCGGAGGCGGATGATTGAGCTAAAATCCCGCAAGCAATAATCAACCATGCAAACCTCCCCCCTCCTCCAAATCTCCGGCGAATCCGGCGGTGGCCAGTTGCTGCGTTCGGCGCTGGCTTTGTCCATGGTCACGGGGACGCCATTCCGCATGGTGAACATCCGGGGCAAGCGCCCGAAGCCGGGCCTCATGAGGCAGCACCTGACTTGCGTGAAGGCGGCGGCGGAGATCTGCGAGGCGGCGGTGGATGGGGCTGCACTGGGATCCGTGGAGCTGGTCTTTGCGCCGGGCAAGGTGAGGGCAGGGGACTATGCCTTCAGCATTGGCAGCGGCGGCAGCACGACGCTGGTTTTCCAGACACTGCTGCCTGCGCTTCTTTATGCCGCTGGAGACAGCATGCTGCGCATCGAAGGCGGGACGCATAATCCCTTGGCACCGCCGTTTGAATTCATCGCGCAATGTTTTCTGCCGCAGCTTCACGGGCTGGGAGTGAAGGCAAGTGTGGCTTTGGAAAAGCATGGATTCATGCAGGCAGGAGGCGGCGTGCTGACGGCGTCGGTTTCGCCCATCAAGAAATGGAAGAAGCTGAAACTGATGGAGCGCGGGGAGCTGCAAGAAACCTTTGGTCGCGTGCTGCATGCCCACCTGCACCGGGAGATCGCCGAGCGTGAGATCGCCACGGCGGCGCGCGTGCTGGAATGGGAGGCGGACCGGATTGCCCTGCGCTACGCCAATGACAGCACCGGGCCGGGCAATGCCCTGCTGCTGGGCGCGTGCTTTGCCAATGTGTGCGAGATCAGCAGCGGCATCGCCCAGATGGGAAAATCGGCGGAATCCGTGGCCACCGGGGCGGCGAAAGGACTGAAATCCTATCTCGCATCGTCCGCTCCCGTGGGCGTGCATCTGGCGGACCAGCTCCTGCTGCCGATGTCGCTGGCGGGCGGTGGCCAATATCTCACCCGGCCGCTCAGCGACCACACGCGGACGAACATCGAACTGATTGAAAAATTCCTGCCGGTGAGGTTTCAGGTGGAGGATGAGACGGCGGGCGTGAAACGAGTGTCCGTGCACCCGGCATCCTAAAGAGATTGACGGTCTGCGGTGCGGCAGTTCTTGACCCGGTGGCTGCTGCTTGTACGGTGCAGTTTCACTCCGTAATGCCTGAAACCCCCACCCTGTCCCAACTCGAGCTGCGTGTGCTCGATCTCGTCCGTGACGAAGTCCTCCAAACCCCGCCTGGATTCGGCACCGGGTCTGACCTCTTTGAGGCCGGCCTGGACTCCATGGCCATCATGCAGCTTTTGCTGCTACTGGAGGAGCATTACTCCGTCGCCATCCCGGTAGGCAGTGTCTCGCGGGCCAATTTTAAGAGTGCGCAGACCATTGCCGCCTTGCTTGTGCAGCAAGGATACACCATCGTCGAAGGCGGTCCTGAAGAACCCGCACCCGCCGCCGCGATGGCGGAAGTGGCCGCGCCACCGCTGGCGGCGGTTCCTGCCGCACCGGAGGCCAAATTTGACCGCTTGCCGCTGCGCGACTGCGATTTCTTCACGCATGCCTTTGATGAAATGCTGC encodes:
- a CDS encoding RNA-binding protein; the encoded protein is MNTKMYVGNLPFSATDVDLRDLFSQFGGVTDVFLPMDRESGRPRGFAFVSMDTPEAMTAAIEGLNGKDFGGRSLTINEARPKEERPAFGGGGGGGGRGGYGGGGGGGGGRGGYGGGGGGGGGRGGYGGGGGGGGGRGGKSWDRDRGGKGEGGERW
- a CDS encoding aldo/keto reductase; translation: MNLTRTAYGTWSGGKFMHFGEMLDDARYIQMIRDSFDKGVRTFVTADVYGVGRADSMLGEALQGLPRDEYCLVGIVGHDFYSGQRAGSKGYPRFTEASLHQPEQYAGYLQMATEESLKRCQASKFDCLLLHNPDTVGYTSEAVWDGLAALKDKGLTDRLGIAPGPANGFTLDMIECFERFGDRMEWAMIILNPLEPWPGQHVLPAAKKHGVDILTRVVDYGGIFHDDVKPGHKFRDGDHRSYRPAGWVDHASEKLEKIRHIADKHGLTMLQLACLWDLAQEPVKSVVPTLIQEAGEGARSIESKLEELAALPAENVLSAEEVEEIREIGDNTGCMMLKGASQRHEGQEARPDEWPMRPELLSLAGRWNLGTAW
- a CDS encoding RNA pseudouridine synthase — translated: MRHAVNTDFTLLDETDDFIVVDKPAPLQVHPSTPNGTWTLWHGLNELLAYEMTNGGQISIINRLDRETSGTVLVAKNQPAARRFGIAMQERQFHKSYMAIVHGWPEWGELDLNAPVLRKGDVAESPIWVKQMVHPDGAACQTRFRLLQKTVHPVAGPLALVEAAPVTGRMHQIRVHLAHLGHPILGDKIYGKDERCYLDFIETGWTPDLENRLHFSRQALHSHRLEVRAADFSLAWEAPIPAEMAAWVGG
- the rtcR gene encoding RNA repair transcriptional activator RtcR, which codes for MKSTVVFGFLGTSLDRAQGVDRWSRWRPTVSMCQQEDLLISRLELLVEPKFMDLAQQVVADIGLISPETTVVVNEICFADPWDFQIVYEGLYDFITKYAFKSEKEDYLIHLTTGTHVAQICWFLLNEANFIPARLLQTSPTRVNGRDTKASGRYEIIDLDLSKYDRLATRFAQEQEKTLDFLKSGIATKSNAFNKLISQIELVAVNSKAPMLIMGPTGAGKSLLTSRIYDLRRTRAGLTGRFVEVNCATLRGDQAMSALFGHRRGAFTGAQADRPGLLKEADKGLIFLDEIGELGLDEQAMLLRALEDKTFLPLGSDKAVSSDFQLIAGTNRDLRAEVAAGKFRDDLLARINLWTFTLPSLAERREDLSANLDFELERFAKSHRRQVRFNKEAREAFLKFARSPEAKWSANFRDLNAAVTRMATLAPKGRITVECVEQEKSRLMESWRVGEASAQCTVLSEEERSKLDPFDLVQLDYVLGICRESKTLSDAGRKLFAVSRASKAKANDADRLKKYLARFGLDWERVK
- a CDS encoding c-type cytochrome domain-containing protein → MAAPVSFSKQIVPILADQCLECHRAEKAKGSYRLDTFEQLLKTGDSDAAPIVPGKAEESELYELLVADDDADRMPKKADALPEKDIALIRQWINEGAKFDGQDDKAELTSLLPQKKNQSPEKYPQPIPVTAMALNGDGKVLVTSGYHEVLAWDPETGKLRTRLSDMPERVLGLSFVKGGPWLAVAGGSPGRSGEVWLVNFAKPTERKRLAQMRDCALGVVTSPDGKYLVSGGADNRIRCYTLPEGKEIWNLEAHADWILAVAMSPDGSHVATASRDRTAKVMKTATREIEGTFTAHSVPVLSIAFAPDGQTLISGDADGQARPWGLDGKGVKDTTLRPAGRSAVLAVSYLDGNTPLTGSASGQVSVIDAKTRKTRSTLAKHEDRVNALLVFGAGEKQKVITASHDGEVRVSSSKDNKELGKFIASPGW
- a CDS encoding type II toxin-antitoxin system RelE/ParE family toxin, coding for MDDLVWTLAAENDVQAIYERLELREDGAGDLFYDEILKTVRLLQRFPLLGPGLEHRRLRRVLVYNRNYGLFYVSESRGVVLHALLDLRQAPEMIKRRLNELP